Genomic DNA from Streptomyces sp. GS7:
CGGGTCGAACCGCGCACCTCGACGCTGCGCCGTACGGCCGACGACGACGACCCGTACGAGCGGGTGGTGGTCGCCAACGCCGACCAGCTCGCCATCGTCACCGCGCTCGCCGACCCCGAGCCGCGCCCGCGGCTCATCGACCGCTGCCTGGTCGCCGCCTACGACGCGGGCCTGGACCCGCTCCTGGTGCTGACCAAGTCGGATCTGGCCTCCGCGGACGCCCTGTTGGAGTCCTACGGCGCGCTCGGCGTCCCGTACGTCGTCACCAACCGCGACGAACTCGCCGACGGCACCGCCGCCGACCGCGTCCGGGAGCAGCTGACCGGGCGGATGACGGCGTTCGTCGGGCACTCCGGGGTGGGCAAGACCACCCTGGTCAACGCCCTCGTCCCCGAGCGCCGCCGGGCCACCGGCCAGGTCAACGCGGTCACCGGCCGCGGCCGGCACACCACCACCTCCGCGCTCGCGCTGCCGCTGCCCGGCGACTCCGGCTGGGTCATCGACACCCCCGGCGTACGGTCCTTCGGGCTGGCCCACATCGACCCGTCCCGGGTCATCCACGCCTTCCCCGACCTGGAGCCGGGCACCGAAGGCTGCCCGCGCGCGTGCAGCCACGACGAGCAGGACTGCGCGCTGGACGAGTGGGTGGCCGACGGGCACGCCGAGCCGGCCCGGCTGTACTCACTGCGCCGCCTGCTGGCCACCCGGGAGCGACGCGAGGGCGACTGACCGCGGCAATCCGCTGCCGCCCCTCCGGGCCGCGGGCATAATCGCACCCGGGCCGGTCCCGTACCGGCGAAGTGGTCACCTGGCTGAAGCGGTCATCGAGCTGACGGAGGCAATGGGACATGGCGTGGCTGCTGGTCGTGGTGGCGGGGATCCTGGAGACCGGCTTCGCGGTCTGCCTCAAGCTCTCACACGGCTTCACCCGCCTCTTCCCGACCCTCGCCTTCGCCGCGTTCGCCCTCGGCAGCTTCGGCCTGCTGACGCTGGCGCTGCGCAAGCTCGACGTGGGCCCGGCGTACGCGGTCTGGACCGGAATCGGCGCGGCCGGCACCGCGATCTACGGCATGGTCTTCCTCGGCGACCTGGTCTCCACCCTGAAGATCGTCTCCATCACCCTGGTCATCGTCGGGGTGATCGGGCTGCAGTTGTCCGGGTCGGCGCACTGACACCGGCCCCTCCGCCCGACCGGGTCCGGCCGCCGCGCCGCGCTCCGGCAGCCCCGCGAACGCGCCCCGTACGAGCCGGTCCACCGCCTCGCCCTCCGGCTCCCGGTGCGGCCCCCGCCGCGGCGGCGGTACCCGGCCCGGCGCCCGCCCGGCGGGACCCGGCCGAGGGTCCGCGCCGTCCGCCGGGGCGACCACGCAGGACAGCGTCAGCCGGGCCGCGGTCTCGCAGGCGGCGCCCAGGGCGGGCAGCTCCTCGCGCGGCCAGCCGGGCTCCAGTGCGGCGACCGCCCTGTCCCGGAAGCGGCCGACCAGCTCGGCGGGACCGTTCGGCGGGGTCGGCAGACGGTCCGCCCAGCATCCGGTGAGCGCGGCCCTGACCAGCGGATTCGCCCGCGCCGTGCGCAGCGTCCAGGCCGCCGCGGCGACCACCCGCCCGGCCGCGTCGCCCGGCGCCCCGGCCGCCGCCGGCCCGTCCGGGGCGAGCGCCCGCTCCACCCCGGCCAGGTAGGTGTCGGTCTCCCGGCGGACGAGGGCGCGCGCCAGCCCCTCCTTGCTGCCGAACTCGTTGTAGAGCGTCTGCCGGGACACCCCGGCCGCGGTCGCCACGTCCACCATCCGAACGGTCGTCCAGGCGCGGGCCAGCAGCGCCGCATAGGCGGCGTCCAGGAGGGACTCACGTGCCGAAGGCATCCCCCACCTCCCCGGGCCGAGGCCCGAATCAGCTGCTCCCGCACAGAATTGACGCCACGTCAGAAGCTGTCAAGGGTCGCCGCGGGGACCGTCCGGGGGAGCCTGCGCGCCGCGCCCCGAGACACCACCCGTAGGGCCCGGCATGGTCGTGTGGCTCCCGCGTATACCAGTAGATACTGTTCGCACATGCCCGACTATCACGATGATCTTCGCCTCGGCCATGTCCTCGCGGACGCCGCGGACGCCGCGACGATGGAGCGGTTCAAGGCCCTCGACCTCAAGGTCGAGACCAAACCGGACATGACACCGGTGAGCGAGGCGGACAAATCCGCCGAGGAGCTGATCCGCGGCCAGCTCCAGCGCGCCCGGCCGCGGGACGCGGTGCTCGGCGAGGAGTTCGGCAGCGAGGGCTCGGGGCCGCGCCGCTGGATCATCGACCCGATCGACGGCACCAAGAACTACGTCCGCGGGGTGCCGGTGTGGGCGACGCTGATCGCCCTGATGGAGCGCGGCGAGGGCGGCGACCGGCCGGTGGTCGGCATCGTCTCCGCCCCGGCGCTGAACCGCCGCTGGTGGGCCGCCGAGGGCCTGGGCGCCTTCACCGGCCGCAGCCTGACCTCCGCGACCCGGCTCACCGCCTCGCGGGTCGGCCGCATCCAGGACGCCTCGTTCGCGTACTCCTCGCTGACCGGCTGGGAGGAGCGCGGCCGACTGTCCAGTTTCCTCGACCTGTCCCGGGACTGCTGGCGCACCCGGGCCTACGGGGACTTCTGGCCGTACATGATGGTCGCCGAGGGCTCGGTGGACATCTGCGCGGAGCCCGAGCTGTCGCTGTGGGACATGGCGGCCTGCGCGGTCATCGTCCAGGAGTCGGGCGGCCGGTTCACGGGGCTGGACGGCCGACCGGGCCCGCACAGCGGGAACGCCGCCGCCTCCAACGGGCTGCTCCACGAGGACCTGCTGAGCTACCTCGGCGACACCCGGGGCTGACGTCCGGCGGCCGGCCCGCGGCCGATCGCGCGCCGAGTCCAGGTGCCGACCTGCGCCGACCCGCGAAGGGGCAGATATTCGGACAGGCGTCCAACATTTGCCCCTTGTTGCGCCAACCGGAGCATGTGAACATGAGAATCCCCCAGTTTGTGAACTTGTGAATCGGTTCGCAAGGTCACATGCACCAAGGAGGTGGCTCCACTCCATGCCCATGCTCGTCAAAGACGCCATGAGCACGGTGGTCCTCACCATCGGGCCGGCTCACACCCTCCGCCAGGCGGCACGACTGATGGCGGCCCGCCGCATCGGCTCGGCCGTGGTCCTCGACAACGACACCTGTGGCATCGGCATCCTCACCGAGCGCGACATCCTCAACTCCCTCGGCGCGGGCGAGAACCCCGACCGGGAGACCGCACAGAGCCACACCACCCCCGACGTGGTCTTCGCGACACCGGACTGGACCCTGGACGACGCCGCGGAGGCCATGGTGCGCGGCGGCTTCCGCCATCTCATCGTCCTCGACGACCACGAACCGGTCGGCGTCGTCTCGGTCCGCGACATCATCCGCTGCTGGTCGGCCGTCCCGGTGCGGGCGGACGCAATTCCCGCCTGAGGCTGCAAGCCGGGCAAGCACTGCTGCAAGCCGGGCAAGCGCTGCCGGCAAGCCGGGCAAGCGCTGCCGGCAAGCCGAGCCAGTGCTGCCGGCTGGCCCGGCCGGTGCCGCCGCGGGCCGGACCGGTTCCGTACGCTCCCC
This window encodes:
- the rsgA gene encoding ribosome small subunit-dependent GTPase A, with amino-acid sequence MRRYGKNPDEDDVRVRPNRKGNRPRTNIRPKHEDACEGLVLTVDRGRLTCLIEGRTVTAMKARELGRKSAVVGDRVAVVGDLTGAKDTLARIVRVEPRTSTLRRTADDDDPYERVVVANADQLAIVTALADPEPRPRLIDRCLVAAYDAGLDPLLVLTKSDLASADALLESYGALGVPYVVTNRDELADGTAADRVREQLTGRMTAFVGHSGVGKTTLVNALVPERRRATGQVNAVTGRGRHTTTSALALPLPGDSGWVIDTPGVRSFGLAHIDPSRVIHAFPDLEPGTEGCPRACSHDEQDCALDEWVADGHAEPARLYSLRRLLATRERREGD
- a CDS encoding DMT family transporter, which encodes MAWLLVVVAGILETGFAVCLKLSHGFTRLFPTLAFAAFALGSFGLLTLALRKLDVGPAYAVWTGIGAAGTAIYGMVFLGDLVSTLKIVSITLVIVGVIGLQLSGSAH
- the hisN gene encoding histidinol-phosphatase, which gives rise to MPDYHDDLRLGHVLADAADAATMERFKALDLKVETKPDMTPVSEADKSAEELIRGQLQRARPRDAVLGEEFGSEGSGPRRWIIDPIDGTKNYVRGVPVWATLIALMERGEGGDRPVVGIVSAPALNRRWWAAEGLGAFTGRSLTSATRLTASRVGRIQDASFAYSSLTGWEERGRLSSFLDLSRDCWRTRAYGDFWPYMMVAEGSVDICAEPELSLWDMAACAVIVQESGGRFTGLDGRPGPHSGNAAASNGLLHEDLLSYLGDTRG
- a CDS encoding CBS domain-containing protein, producing the protein MLVKDAMSTVVLTIGPAHTLRQAARLMAARRIGSAVVLDNDTCGIGILTERDILNSLGAGENPDRETAQSHTTPDVVFATPDWTLDDAAEAMVRGGFRHLIVLDDHEPVGVVSVRDIIRCWSAVPVRADAIPA